In Devosia chinhatensis, the following are encoded in one genomic region:
- a CDS encoding malate synthase G — MTYRHFGTLRVAEPLADLVESEIAPGTGIDPTRFWAEYQRILEDLGPLNRSLLTRRDDFQVQIDAWHLQRRGQAHDPAAYRAFLEDIGYIVPTGTDFAVSPQHVDDEIAILAGPQLVVPVSNARFALNAANARWGSLYDALYGTDAIPTQGGLSPAGTYNPERGAAVIAKAAAALDAVIPLAGASHAAAKAYGFGPDGFTAHVDGRSVPLVNPAQFRGQARDGVRSTYLFAHNDLHLELVFDTTHPVGKTVPSGLCDVVLEAALTTIQDCEDSVAAVDAEDKVGVYRNWLGLMKGDLTAHLSKGGRTIERRLAADRHYETPDGGQLTLPGRSLMLVRHVGHLMTTDAVLDAQGNETPEGIMDAMVATFAALHDLGKTEGPRNSRAGSIYVVKPKMHGPEEVAFANTLFDRVEDALGLARHTIKIGVMDEERRTSVNLKEAIRAVRERIVFINTGFLDRTGDEIHTSMRAGPVIPKDEIKSATWLGAYEANNVDVGLAARLDGKAQIGKGMWAKPDAMAEMLATKAGQMRAGASTAWVPSPTAAVLHALHYHEVDVRAQQADIRKRIPASLDAILAPPLLDGRNLSEADIRREVDNNCQSILGYVVRWIDQGIGCSKVPDINDVALMEDRATLRISSQHLANWLLHGIVERHQVEDSLARMAEAVDRQNAGDPVYRPMAPNLAENVAFATASALIFEGLTQPNGYTEPLLHAGRRRLKRQQTASA; from the coding sequence ATGACATACCGACATTTTGGGACCCTTCGTGTTGCCGAGCCGCTGGCCGACTTGGTGGAGAGCGAAATCGCACCCGGCACCGGCATCGATCCGACCCGTTTCTGGGCCGAATATCAGCGGATCCTCGAGGATCTGGGGCCGCTCAACCGGTCATTGCTGACGCGTCGCGACGACTTTCAGGTGCAGATAGACGCCTGGCACCTGCAGCGTCGCGGACAGGCCCATGACCCGGCCGCCTATCGCGCCTTTCTCGAGGATATCGGCTACATCGTTCCGACGGGCACCGATTTCGCCGTATCGCCGCAGCATGTCGATGACGAAATCGCAATTCTGGCGGGCCCGCAACTGGTCGTGCCCGTCTCCAATGCGCGCTTTGCACTCAATGCTGCCAATGCCCGCTGGGGCAGCCTCTACGACGCGCTTTACGGCACGGACGCCATTCCGACCCAGGGCGGGTTGAGCCCGGCCGGCACCTACAATCCCGAGCGTGGCGCGGCCGTGATTGCCAAGGCGGCCGCCGCTCTCGACGCGGTAATTCCGCTGGCAGGGGCCTCCCATGCTGCCGCCAAGGCTTACGGGTTCGGCCCCGATGGGTTTACCGCACATGTCGATGGCCGCTCCGTGCCTCTCGTCAACCCGGCGCAGTTTCGCGGACAGGCGCGGGACGGCGTGCGCAGCACCTATCTCTTCGCTCACAACGATCTGCACCTCGAACTGGTGTTCGACACAACCCATCCCGTCGGCAAGACGGTGCCGTCCGGCCTTTGCGATGTGGTTCTCGAGGCGGCGCTGACCACAATCCAGGATTGCGAAGATTCCGTCGCCGCTGTGGATGCCGAAGATAAGGTCGGGGTCTATCGCAACTGGCTCGGCCTCATGAAGGGCGATCTGACAGCGCATCTCAGCAAAGGCGGCAGAACCATCGAACGGCGCCTCGCGGCCGACCGGCATTACGAGACGCCCGATGGAGGGCAGCTGACCCTGCCTGGCCGCAGCCTCATGCTGGTCCGCCATGTCGGTCACCTGATGACGACCGACGCGGTGCTCGATGCCCAGGGCAATGAAACGCCCGAAGGCATCATGGACGCGATGGTCGCGACTTTTGCCGCCCTGCACGACCTGGGCAAGACAGAAGGTCCGCGCAACAGTCGGGCCGGCTCGATCTATGTGGTCAAGCCCAAGATGCACGGTCCCGAGGAAGTGGCCTTTGCCAATACGCTGTTCGACCGGGTCGAGGATGCGCTGGGTCTCGCCCGGCACACGATCAAGATCGGCGTGATGGACGAGGAGCGGCGCACGAGTGTCAATCTCAAGGAAGCCATCCGCGCCGTGCGCGAGCGCATCGTCTTCATCAATACCGGCTTTCTCGACCGGACCGGGGATGAAATCCACACCTCCATGCGGGCCGGCCCGGTCATTCCCAAGGACGAGATCAAGTCGGCCACCTGGCTGGGCGCCTACGAGGCCAACAATGTCGATGTCGGCCTTGCGGCCCGGCTCGACGGCAAGGCGCAGATCGGCAAGGGCATGTGGGCCAAGCCCGATGCCATGGCGGAAATGCTGGCGACGAAGGCCGGACAGATGCGCGCCGGCGCCAGCACCGCCTGGGTTCCCTCCCCGACTGCCGCAGTCCTTCATGCCCTCCATTATCACGAGGTGGACGTACGGGCGCAGCAGGCCGATATTCGCAAGCGCATACCGGCCAGCCTCGACGCTATCCTCGCCCCGCCCCTGCTCGACGGCAGGAACCTCTCGGAGGCCGATATCCGGCGCGAGGTGGACAATAATTGCCAGTCGATCCTGGGCTATGTGGTGCGCTGGATCGACCAGGGGATCGGCTGTTCGAAAGTGCCCGACATCAACGATGTCGCGCTGATGGAGGACCGGGCGACGCTGCGGATATCCTCGCAACACCTGGCCAATTGGCTCCTCCACGGCATTGTCGAGCGTCATCAGGTGGAGGACAGTCTTGCCCGCATGGCCGAGGCTGTCGATCGCCAGAATGCCGGCGACCCTGTCTATCGCCCGATGGCCCCCAACCTTGCCGAGAACGTCGCCTTCGCGACGGCCTCTGCCCTTATCTTCGAGGGCCTGACCCAGCCCAATGGCTATACCGAGCCCTTGCTGCATGCAGGGCGGCGGCGCCTGAAGCGGCAGCAGACAGCTTCCGCCTGA
- a CDS encoding efflux RND transporter permease subunit: MSIADKNERGGALATLFVRRPVMAVVINALIVVAGLAALLGIEVRELPSVERPVLSISTSFSGAAAETVDREITAAVEGAVARVQGVSAISSSSSVGSSRVTLEFSESTNLDIATSDVRDALSRITRSLPSGADAPMIFKSDSDAQAVMQLAVTSDSMSVAELSEVVETIVAERLGAIDGVAEVQVYGTRQTSFEIDIDPVKLAARGLTVADVRNAVSTIAFDAPGGSINGPNQNISVRAVSEVTEPADFERLPLGNSRTSLGDVATVVFDAAASTSAIRADGRPGIGLGIVRQAQSNTIAISQAVHAAVDTLNQTLPAGVRVQISSDDAVFIEGALHEVQIALLVALVAVVGIIYVFLLDWRAVIVPAIAMPVALLGAVAGMYLAGFSLNIITMLALVLATGLVVDDAIVVLENIVRRKHMGAGPRAAAVLGTQEVFFAVVATTLTLAAVFVPLSFLDGQTGQLFREFGFTLAIAVLLSSIVALSMGPMIASRLLKQDAGTVSHGGILGLIGRSAGGLYRSSLKLALNNPIVIILVAALFAGSAFFVFGNIRQEITPPEDRSVINVSVSAPNTASLDFVRTRLGQVETLLQPYLDSGEATSLFVLSGWGNGGNMTLTLAPWDERARSQQDIATEVTALMTQIPGVRAFVRQGNSLGIRGGGSGLQFAVAGSDYNQLADTAQTIADALDEDGRFGRVSVSFDTNQPQLTLTVDRAAADALGIDINGLATTMQAMIDGADVGNVFINDTSYSVRLVSTSHPVNDPRDLETLFVRTGDGRYVPMATIATLEESAVPPSLRREQQRRAVTVSASLEDGLALGDAYAQLQTIAAPLLPEGTSILPLAEAKTLGEANNALLLTFGFALVIILLVLAAQFESFWSAIIVMTTVPFGLAAGLYAILLTGGSLNIFSQIGLVLVVGIMAKNGILIVEFANQLRDRGLGLREAIEEASNIRLRPVMMTVIATIIGGVPLVLASGAGSEARAALGWVMVGGLSFAAISTLYLTPVAYLLLARFSKPKVEEEARLERELDAANGKPAPAE; the protein is encoded by the coding sequence ATGTCCATTGCCGACAAGAATGAACGCGGCGGCGCCCTCGCCACGCTTTTCGTGCGCCGGCCGGTCATGGCGGTGGTCATCAATGCGCTGATCGTGGTGGCAGGACTGGCCGCGCTGCTCGGCATCGAAGTGCGGGAACTGCCCAGCGTCGAGCGGCCTGTGCTCTCCATTTCAACCAGCTTTTCTGGCGCAGCGGCCGAAACCGTAGACCGGGAAATCACCGCTGCAGTCGAAGGCGCCGTCGCGCGCGTGCAGGGCGTTTCGGCCATCTCCTCGAGCTCGTCGGTCGGCAGCAGCCGGGTGACGCTGGAATTTTCCGAAAGCACCAATCTCGATATCGCGACTTCGGACGTGCGCGATGCGCTCAGCCGGATCACGCGGAGCCTGCCCAGCGGGGCCGACGCGCCAATGATCTTCAAGTCCGACAGCGATGCCCAGGCCGTGATGCAGCTGGCGGTGACCTCGGACAGTATGAGTGTCGCCGAGCTCAGCGAAGTGGTCGAAACCATCGTCGCCGAACGGTTGGGGGCGATCGACGGTGTCGCGGAAGTGCAGGTCTATGGCACGCGCCAGACCAGTTTCGAGATCGATATCGACCCGGTCAAGCTCGCTGCCAGGGGACTGACGGTCGCCGATGTGCGCAATGCGGTATCGACCATCGCCTTCGATGCGCCGGGCGGCTCGATCAACGGTCCCAACCAGAACATTTCGGTGCGCGCCGTTTCCGAAGTCACCGAGCCGGCCGATTTCGAACGGCTGCCGCTGGGCAATAGCCGCACCTCGCTGGGCGACGTCGCCACGGTGGTGTTCGATGCGGCTGCCAGCACCTCCGCCATCCGCGCCGATGGCAGGCCCGGCATCGGCCTTGGGATCGTCCGGCAGGCGCAATCCAACACCATCGCCATTTCGCAAGCCGTCCACGCCGCCGTCGACACGCTGAACCAGACCTTGCCCGCCGGCGTCCGCGTGCAGATTTCGAGCGACGATGCCGTCTTCATCGAAGGCGCGCTGCACGAGGTTCAGATCGCACTTCTGGTTGCGCTCGTCGCGGTGGTGGGCATTATCTATGTGTTCCTGCTTGACTGGCGCGCGGTGATCGTGCCGGCCATCGCCATGCCCGTTGCGCTGCTCGGTGCCGTCGCCGGCATGTATCTGGCCGGATTTTCGCTCAATATCATCACCATGCTGGCTCTCGTCCTGGCCACGGGCCTGGTGGTCGACGACGCCATCGTGGTGCTGGAAAATATCGTGCGGCGCAAGCATATGGGCGCCGGCCCACGCGCAGCCGCAGTGCTCGGCACCCAGGAAGTGTTCTTCGCGGTGGTGGCCACCACGCTCACCTTGGCCGCCGTCTTCGTGCCGCTGTCCTTTCTCGATGGCCAGACGGGCCAATTGTTCCGCGAATTCGGCTTCACGCTCGCCATTGCCGTGCTGCTGTCCTCGATCGTTGCCCTCTCGATGGGGCCGATGATCGCCTCGCGCCTGCTCAAGCAGGATGCCGGCACGGTCAGCCACGGGGGCATTCTCGGACTCATCGGACGCAGCGCCGGCGGGCTCTATCGCAGCAGCCTCAAGCTGGCACTGAACAATCCCATCGTGATCATCCTTGTCGCCGCTCTTTTTGCCGGCTCGGCCTTTTTCGTCTTCGGCAATATCCGTCAGGAAATCACGCCGCCCGAGGATCGCTCGGTGATCAATGTCAGCGTTTCGGCACCCAATACGGCAAGCCTCGACTTTGTGCGCACCCGGCTGGGTCAGGTCGAAACGCTGCTCCAACCCTATCTCGATAGCGGGGAAGCTACGTCTTTGTTCGTGCTGTCGGGTTGGGGCAATGGCGGCAATATGACCCTGACGCTGGCGCCCTGGGACGAGCGGGCACGCAGCCAACAGGACATCGCGACAGAGGTGACGGCACTGATGACGCAGATTCCCGGCGTGCGGGCCTTCGTGCGCCAGGGCAATAGCCTGGGCATCAGGGGCGGGGGCTCGGGTCTGCAATTTGCCGTTGCCGGTTCCGATTACAACCAGCTGGCCGACACCGCCCAGACCATTGCCGACGCGCTGGACGAGGATGGCCGGTTCGGCCGGGTCAGCGTATCGTTCGACACCAACCAGCCGCAGCTGACCCTCACGGTCGATCGCGCCGCCGCCGACGCGCTTGGCATCGACATCAATGGCCTGGCCACCACCATGCAGGCGATGATCGACGGAGCAGATGTGGGCAATGTCTTCATCAACGACACGTCCTATTCGGTGCGGCTGGTGTCGACCAGCCATCCGGTCAACGATCCACGCGATCTCGAAACTCTGTTCGTCCGGACCGGCGACGGGCGTTACGTGCCCATGGCCACCATCGCCACGCTGGAAGAATCGGCCGTGCCGCCGTCCCTTCGCCGGGAACAGCAGCGCCGCGCCGTAACGGTCTCGGCCAGCCTCGAAGACGGCCTGGCGCTGGGCGATGCCTATGCGCAGCTCCAGACCATTGCCGCGCCACTCCTGCCCGAGGGCACCTCAATCCTGCCGTTGGCGGAAGCCAAGACGCTGGGCGAGGCCAACAATGCGCTGCTGCTGACCTTCGGCTTTGCGCTCGTGATCATCCTGCTGGTACTGGCTGCGCAGTTCGAGAGCTTCTGGAGCGCCATCATCGTCATGACCACGGTGCCGTTTGGCCTGGCTGCCGGGCTCTACGCCATCCTGCTCACTGGCGGATCGCTGAACATCTTCAGCCAGATCGGGCTGGTCCTCGTGGTCGGCATCATGGCCAAGAACGGCATCCTGATCGTCGAGTTCGCCAACCAGCTGCGCGACAGGGGGTTAGGGCTGCGCGAAGCCATCGAAGAGGCCTCCAACATCCGGTTGCGGCCGGTGATGATGACGGTGATCGCCACCATCATCGGCGGCGTGCCACTGGTTCTGGCATCCGGCGCGGGCTCAGAAGCGCGGGCAGCCCTGGGCTGGGTCATGGTGGGGGGATTGTCCTTCGCGGCCATTTCCACGCTCTACCTCACGCCGGTCGCCTATCTGCTCCTCGCAAGGTTCTCCAAGCCCAAGGTGGAAGAAGAAGCTCGTCTCGAGCGCGAACTCGACGCAGCCAATGGCAAACCTGCTCCGGCAGAATAG
- a CDS encoding AI-2E family transporter, with translation MVESRSVSSLGRKGPPFEAIATFALVAALLYFGAGIIVPLVLSVLLAFALTPLVTWLNRRLHIPDAVAVIVTVLAAFLLLVSFATLAGLQLTRLASDLPGYQQTVSTKLSGLQDQFGGGFFEQINGTISDVTAQLSDLTEANPPIEGRPVPVAITNDVGPLGLLTSVLGSIVGPVATVAIVTIIVIFLLLGRADMLERFIRLVGSGDYAKTNLAMADASRRVGRYLLVQLAVNCTYGTLFGLGLWFIGVPSAFLWGLLIVVFRYIPFIGALIIATIPLSLAFAVDPGWDMLLMTLALFLVLDLTTANVIEPRLYGSSTGVSPLAILISAMFWATLWGPIGLILATPMTVCLVVIGRHIPELRFLDTLLGSEPVLTPPEQLYQRLLKGDDVSVLENFEEYAAEESQLAFVNEVAMPALLLASGELADQPAALEQRRQLSTSFDMLLDDFDLGDVEPGAPVLLVAGRTEIDEAAAKLLMVQLAEKGVPTRVLPAFAIKPEAIERLDIDDVGTVVMVFLSGDIRSQARYVSRRLRRRRPDLPLVACAFGPPADGETTERLHLDAIYRDYETAWHEIETIWRSAVGEPELQALPRQNIDLGAPGIKAILNDIANEFDVAVARIDLQADGLPNTEADLSALTTLVSTHEGPYRVTVDEHAAVFAANEFLQANGIRLYLGIRLKLPDGSIPGALVLLDYNEREFSDADLARLEARAAEILSLATAG, from the coding sequence ATGGTTGAGTCCCGTAGCGTGTCGTCATTGGGTCGCAAGGGCCCGCCATTCGAGGCGATCGCGACATTCGCCCTGGTCGCTGCGCTGCTCTATTTCGGCGCCGGCATCATCGTGCCTCTGGTCCTTTCGGTGCTTCTTGCCTTTGCTTTGACGCCATTGGTCACCTGGCTCAATCGCCGCCTCCACATTCCCGATGCAGTCGCCGTTATCGTCACCGTGCTTGCGGCTTTTCTCTTGCTGGTGAGCTTTGCCACCTTGGCTGGTCTGCAATTGACCCGTCTGGCGTCAGATTTGCCGGGCTACCAGCAGACCGTCTCTACTAAGCTTAGCGGGCTGCAGGATCAGTTCGGCGGCGGGTTCTTCGAGCAGATCAACGGGACGATCAGCGATGTTACGGCTCAATTGTCCGACCTGACCGAAGCCAATCCGCCTATCGAAGGGCGGCCGGTCCCCGTTGCCATTACCAATGATGTGGGCCCGCTGGGCCTCCTGACTTCGGTTCTTGGATCCATCGTCGGGCCAGTGGCCACGGTCGCCATCGTCACGATTATCGTGATCTTTCTGCTGCTTGGCAGGGCCGACATGCTGGAGCGCTTCATTCGGCTCGTCGGTTCGGGCGATTACGCCAAGACAAACCTTGCCATGGCGGACGCCAGCCGGCGCGTCGGACGCTATCTGCTGGTGCAATTGGCCGTCAATTGCACATACGGAACTCTGTTTGGCCTGGGGTTGTGGTTCATCGGCGTGCCCAGCGCCTTCCTCTGGGGCCTGCTGATCGTGGTCTTCCGCTACATTCCGTTCATCGGCGCGCTCATCATCGCCACCATTCCCCTGTCCCTCGCCTTCGCTGTCGATCCGGGCTGGGACATGCTGCTGATGACCCTGGCGCTTTTCCTGGTGCTCGATCTGACGACGGCCAACGTTATCGAGCCGCGCCTTTATGGATCGAGCACTGGCGTCTCGCCGCTCGCCATCCTCATCTCCGCCATGTTCTGGGCAACGCTGTGGGGACCGATCGGGTTGATCCTGGCAACGCCGATGACCGTCTGCCTTGTCGTCATTGGGCGACACATTCCCGAATTGCGGTTTCTCGATACGCTTTTGGGCAGCGAGCCCGTTCTTACCCCGCCAGAACAGCTCTATCAGCGCCTGCTCAAGGGCGACGACGTTTCGGTATTGGAGAATTTCGAGGAGTATGCCGCCGAAGAGAGCCAGCTGGCCTTTGTCAACGAAGTCGCCATGCCTGCCCTCCTGCTGGCCAGCGGCGAACTTGCCGACCAGCCCGCAGCGCTCGAACAGCGCCGCCAGCTGAGCACGTCCTTCGACATGCTGCTGGACGATTTCGACCTGGGCGATGTCGAGCCCGGCGCCCCGGTTCTTCTGGTTGCAGGCCGGACGGAGATCGATGAGGCAGCGGCCAAGCTTCTGATGGTGCAGCTGGCGGAAAAAGGCGTGCCGACCCGCGTACTCCCGGCCTTTGCCATCAAGCCCGAGGCCATCGAGCGTTTGGATATCGACGATGTCGGGACCGTGGTTATGGTCTTTCTGTCCGGAGACATCCGGTCGCAGGCCCGTTATGTGTCGCGTCGATTGCGGCGCCGTCGGCCAGATCTGCCGCTTGTGGCTTGCGCCTTCGGCCCGCCGGCAGATGGCGAAACAACCGAACGACTGCACCTGGACGCAATCTATCGCGATTATGAAACTGCCTGGCATGAAATCGAGACGATCTGGCGGAGTGCGGTTGGCGAGCCGGAATTGCAAGCTCTCCCCCGGCAAAATATCGATCTTGGGGCGCCCGGCATAAAGGCAATTCTCAACGACATCGCGAACGAATTCGATGTTGCTGTCGCCCGCATCGACTTGCAGGCCGATGGCCTACCCAACACGGAAGCTGATCTTTCCGCACTGACGACGCTTGTCTCAACCCATGAGGGCCCCTACCGCGTCACCGTGGACGAACATGCCGCGGTCTTTGCCGCGAATGAGTTTCTGCAGGCAAACGGCATCCGGCTTTATCTTGGAATACGGCTGAAGCTGCCAGATGGCTCCATTCCTGGCGCGCTGGTTCTGCTCGACTATAACGAGCGGGAATTTTCCGATGCCGACCTGGCCAGACTGGAAGCGCGCGCCGCGGAAATTCTCTCATTGGCAACAGCCGGGTGA
- a CDS encoding efflux RND transporter periplasmic adaptor subunit: MIRQLLASLVVLAIAGLAWLFLVPSAPETLARVGIVLPFGPTAQAEAGAGPRATGGAGGPGGARGPGGGGFASRATNVVTSGVNLVTINHTLNAIGEGSPARSVTVTTPSTGTLSEVLVRPGQTVAAGDVIARFEAEAEQIEYDRARLAADDAAAALTRTSGLASSNVVAGTALAAAELANSNAQLALRSAELALERRTVTSPIAGTVGLIQVSPGNYVAAQTAVTTIDDTSSILIDFWVPERYATQIATDMPVEVTAVAQPGRAFTGNISVIDNRIDPASRTLQVQAEIPNEDNMLRAGMSFSVSLGFPGEDYPAVNPLAILWSAEGSYVWKYQDGAAAKVMAEIVQRNSDGVLVRADLAPGDAIITEGILQLSEGMPVTILEGPGGDDAAQAAQAAPES; the protein is encoded by the coding sequence TTGATCCGACAGCTCCTGGCCTCTCTCGTTGTTCTGGCGATTGCCGGACTCGCCTGGCTCTTCCTGGTACCCAGCGCCCCGGAAACGCTGGCCCGCGTCGGCATCGTGCTGCCGTTCGGGCCAACCGCGCAGGCCGAAGCCGGTGCCGGCCCACGAGCGACGGGCGGGGCGGGCGGACCCGGCGGCGCACGCGGTCCTGGGGGCGGGGGCTTTGCCAGCCGTGCCACCAATGTGGTGACCTCCGGGGTCAATCTAGTGACCATAAACCACACGTTGAACGCCATCGGCGAAGGCAGCCCCGCCCGATCGGTGACCGTGACCACGCCCAGCACCGGCACCCTTTCCGAAGTGCTGGTGCGCCCCGGCCAGACGGTCGCGGCGGGTGACGTCATCGCCCGCTTCGAGGCTGAGGCCGAGCAGATCGAATATGACCGCGCCCGCCTTGCCGCCGACGATGCTGCCGCTGCCCTGACGCGAACCTCGGGCCTTGCCAGTTCCAATGTCGTGGCCGGAACCGCCCTTGCCGCTGCCGAACTGGCCAATTCCAATGCCCAGCTGGCGCTGCGCAGTGCCGAGTTGGCCCTGGAGCGTCGGACAGTGACGAGCCCCATTGCCGGAACCGTGGGCCTGATCCAAGTATCGCCGGGCAATTATGTCGCCGCCCAAACCGCGGTGACCACGATCGACGACACCTCGTCCATCCTCATCGATTTCTGGGTGCCCGAGCGCTACGCCACCCAGATTGCAACCGACATGCCGGTCGAGGTGACCGCAGTTGCCCAGCCCGGCCGGGCCTTCACCGGCAATATCTCGGTCATCGACAACCGGATCGATCCAGCCAGCCGCACCCTGCAGGTGCAGGCGGAAATTCCCAACGAAGACAATATGCTGCGCGCCGGCATGAGTTTTTCGGTGTCGCTGGGCTTTCCCGGAGAGGACTATCCGGCCGTCAATCCGCTCGCGATCCTGTGGTCGGCGGAAGGCTCCTATGTGTGGAAATACCAGGACGGCGCCGCCGCAAAGGTGATGGCCGAAATCGTCCAGCGCAACAGCGATGGCGTGCTCGTCCGCGCCGATCTGGCGCCGGGCGATGCGATCATCACCGAAGGCATCCTGCAATTGAGCGAAGGCATGCCGGTGACCATCCTTGAAGGGCCCGGCGGCGATGATGCCGCGCAGGCCGCGCAAGCTGCACCGGAAAGCTGA